DNA from Halobaculum sp. XH14:
CCGCCGTCGCCGCTCCCGGAGTCCCCGAACGCGTCAACTACCGGCCCTCGGACAGCCGCGTCCCGATCTGCTCAGGTAGCCCGGCGTCCTGCACGGCAGCCACCACCTCGTCGACGTCGTACGCGACCCGGCGCTCGTCGACCGTCAGGTCGTCGAGATCCAGGACGGCGTACGCGGCGCGGGGGTCGCGGTCGCGCGGCTGACCGACGCTCCCGGGGTTCACGACGACGCCCTCGGGGAACCGCTCGTGGCCCTGGACGTGCGTGTGGCCGAGCACGAGCACGTCGGGGTCGTCGCCGGTCGCCTGTCCGATTCGTCCGTCCGCGTTGCCCGCGGCGGCAAGCAGCCCGGCACCGAACTCCTCGGGATAGGTGTAGTGGTTCCGGCGCGTCGGGTGGTCGTGGACCGTCGCCACCCTGCCGTCGGCGATCATCGTCGCCTCCGGCAGCGAGGCGAGCCAGTCGAGCGCGGTCGCGTCGAGTTCCCGGTGGGCGTACTCGACGCCGGCTTGCCCCATCGAGTTGAACCGCGGGGCCGAGCCGGCCACGACCGCGCGGTCGTGGTTCCCCGACACCGTCGGCACGTCGCGCTCGCGGAGTTCGGCGACGCACGCGCCCGGCCAGGGGCCGTAGCCGACCACGTCGCCCGCACAGAGCAGGCCGTCCACCGGGGGCATGTCCGCGAGGACGGCCTCCAGCGCGACCCGGTTGCCGTGCACGTCCGAGATGAGGCCCAGTTTCACGGTCCGGGGTTCGGGATGGGGGAAGTTATCGCTGGCCCCGTCGCGGGCCGACCGCGTCCGCCGAGAGGCCACCCCGACGGATCGAGGTACGCCCGAGGAACCTTCCGCCGCCAGTGGTCGAGCACGGTGCTACCGCCGCCAGTGGTCGAGCACGGTGCTACCGCCGCCAGTGGTCGAGTACCGTACAGCCCTCGTCGAGTTCGAGGACGAGTGCCTCGTCCTCGAGGCCGACCGTGAGCCGGGCCGCCGGCGACTCGTCCTCACGACTGACGACGTCCCCGACCCTCGCCAGGTCGTGTGGCCCGATCTGTGCGTCCGTCGGGCCGAGCCCGTGGTCCGCGTACAGCGTTTCGACGGCGGGGTGGCCCAGCACCGTGTGCGCGACCGGAAGCGGATACGACACCCAGCAGGCCTCACACGTCGCGGTCGCGTACGGAACGTCGTCGAGCAGGTACGAGTCCGGGACGGAGTCCCGCGGGAACGAGAGACCGGCGGCACCCCAGCACCGCGAACAGGCCCCCTCGCGGAGGAGTCGGACGTCGGACGCGTGTTTTCGAAGCGCGAGGTCGATCACCTCCTCCAGCGTCCGGCCCGCCACCGCTCGCGGCGGGGCCGGATACGCGATCGCGGCACCGTGGGACTGACAGCCGACGTACACCTGGTGGTCCCGGAAGGCCGCGACGAGCGACTGCTCACAGTGTGGACACTCGTAGTCGGTCCGCCGTGTCTCGACCGCGACGTCCGCGCCGTCGTACGTTCCCGCCCGGATCGCCGACACGATCTCGAGGGCGGCCACCCGCGGCCGGTACTCCCCGTCGACCTTGCGGACGAACTCGTCCTGGAGCGCGTCGAGGTGGTAACTGAACCGGCTGGTGTCGGCCACGCCGACCCGTTCGCGCAACTGTGAAAACGACGGCCAGCCCGACGACCACGCTTCGTCGTACCGCTCCGCGAGCGTGAGGAGGATCCGAACGCGGGTCTCGTCGGTCAACGCCGCATACGTGTCGTCCATCGATCCGCCTCCCGGATTCGCCATACCGCCGATCGGGCCCTCGGCGTTGTACGAGTTCCGACTTGACATGTCATTCCCGCAACTTAACAGTCATACAGATTACACTTACTACCGTCCCCGCACACTCCACGACCGTGGCAGACTCGGCTTCGGCACTCACGGAAGGAACTGGCGGGGGCGAGGCGCCCCGAACTGGAGTCGCTCGGACGGCCGCCGTGACCGGTGGGCTGCTCGTGGCCGCGCTGGCGGGGACCGCCCTGGCGTCGCTGGCGACGGTCAATCTGGTCGGAAGCGACGCGAGCGGCACGAGCACGTTCGTCGTGGCCGCCGTCGGCACCGAACTCTGCTTCCTCCTGGTCGGTGCGGCCTACCTCCGGTCCAGGTCGTCGTTTCACCTCCCCCTTCGACCGCCCGCCCGGTCGGCGGCTCCGGTTCTGATCGGCGGCCTGCTGGCGAGTTTCCTCACGGCCTTCCTCTCGCTCGCGGTCACCGACGCCGTCGTCCCCGCGCTCGAACTCTCACCCGGGTACATGGAGTACAGCGAACTCGGCGGGCTGACCGGAGCGGGGCTCGTGATCGGCGCGGGCCTGTCGCTGCTGGTGATCGGTCCCGTCGAGGAGTTCTTCTTCCGCGGGGTGATCCAGGGCCGGCTTCGGGAAGCGCTCGGCCCCGCGGGTGCTGTCGCTACCGCTGGCGCGTCGTTCGCCCTCTTCCACGTCTACCCCGTCGCGTTGCTGTCCCCGCCGCCCGCCGCGATCGTTCACATGGCGACCTACTACACGCTCATGGGCGCGATATTCGGCTGGGTGTACCACCGGACTGACACCCTCGTCGCTCCGGCGCTCGTCCACGGGACGTTCAACGCCGCCGTGTTCTCGCTCCCGTTGCTGGGCTGAGTCGCCGGCACGAGGCCACCGCGACCGCTCAGTCGCTCCCGTTCTCGACGGCCAGCCCCACGCTCCCGTCGCCGACCCGCACGCCGGCCGCACAGACCGCGTGTTCGTACTCCAGCCCGTGGGCCGTCCGCGCGGCCGCGACGGCCGTGGTCGGCGCGAACTCGAACGGCCGCGGCTCGTCCTCCTCGTAGGTCGCCACCAGGTGTGGCTCGTCGACTTCGCGGACCAGCAGCGCGTCACGGCGGACGATGCCGACGTGGCCCGTCTCGCCGTCGATCACGCCCGCGACCCGGGGCGTGTCGTAGTCGTCCTTCTCGTAATCGAGCGCAAGCAGCGCCTCGGCGAGCGCGTCGCGGGCGGGGTAGCCCCGGTCGTACTTCTCGGCGACCGGGTCGACGTGCGAGCCGTTGCCGAGGACGGCCGCGCGGCGCGTCTCGCCGCCCGCCACGCGGACGCAGTTGTACGAGACGTAGGGGTTGTCCGTCGGCTCGGCCTCGTCGGTCGGGCCGACCGTCAGGGTTTGCTCGCCGCGGCGGACGACCTCCCGGTTCGGGAACGAGCGGGAGGAGACGCGGTATGCGCCGACCTTCGGGCCGACGACGACGAAGCGGCCGATGTACATACACGGAAGTGGGTAGTCTCGGCGGAAATAGCCAGCGGTGTGTACAGCGATGCCCACCTCGACCGTCCGGCGTGGCGTCCGGGCCACGCCGGGCCGGGGCTCCCGGAAAGCGATAGGGTTTAGTTTCCGAGCGCGTTCCTTCAGTTTGCAGTCCCGTGGGGTAGTGGCCAATCCTGTTGCCTTCTGGGGGCAACGACGAAGGTTCGAATCCTTCCGGGACTACTCCCGCTCTCAAGACCGCCCAGCCGCAGCACCGCGATCCTCCACTCGAAACGAAGGGGTGTGTCGGACGCGCGTCCGACGCCCGGTTCGGCTACTTCTCGACGTCCAGCAGCGCGACCCGCTCGTGGACGACGTCGGCGAGGCCGCCGGCCGTCGCCGCCAGTTCGCGGTCGGTCACGTCGAAGAACTCCCCGACCAGCCGCTCGTCGTAGTCGCCGAGCGTCTCACCGGCTGCCAGCAGCTCCTGCAGCCGCGCGGCCGCCGCACCCTCGTCGCCACCCGCACAGACCGCGACGACCGGCGTCTCGCCCTCGGAGACGCCCATCGTGAGCGCCCGGTTGATCTGCCGGCGGCCGGCGGCGTACAGCAGGATCTCGACGCCCCGGTCGCGGGCGACGTTCTCGCCGCGCTCGACCGCCCGGTCGGCCAGTTCGACCGCCCGTTCGAGGTGACGCCGGTCCACCACGTAGCGCGCGTCGAACGCCTGCACCGTCGCGCCCGTGTCGTCCGAAACCCCGTCCAGCGTTTCGAGGAACGCGTCGAGGTCCTCGACGACGGCGACGCCCTCGACGAGTCTCACCGGCTCCACACCTCCGCCACTGCCGACACCACCGCCACGGTCACGAGAAATCACCGAACGTCGCCTGCCCGCCGTCGTCGTCGCCCTCGACGGCGGCGGTCGCGGCCGCCGAGACGCTCGCGTCCTTGCGCACGTCGTCCATCGAGGGGTCCTTCCGGCCGACGTTCTCCAGCACCCGTTCGGCGGTCTTCCGTCGGCCGCGGAGCGCGCCGAGCACGACCGACTTGTCGGCCTCGCGGAGTTCGGTCCGGGTCTCGATGCCCGCCTCGAACAGCCTGCGGGCGCGCTTGCGGCCGAGCCCCCGGACGCCCGCCAGATCCAGCAGCTCCTCGCCGACGCCGTACTGGACGCGCTTTCTCGCCTCCCGGACCGCGACGGTGCAGTCGAGATCGAGTTCGGTCGAGAGCTGTTCTGCCGCGCCGAGCAGCCACTCGGTCGTGTCGACCTTCCCACGGATGTCGCCCGGGCCGACGTCGTAGCGCTCGGCGATCCGGTCCTCGTCGAGTTCGCTCGCCCAGTCCTCCAGCAGCCGGGCGGTCTTGAGCGCGGAGAGCCACTCCTCGAACGCGACGTCCTCGAACTCCGAGGGCGGGTCGCCGAGGAACTCCGACTCGCGCTCGTAGAACTGTTCCTCGTACGTCTCCCGGTCGCCCGACTTCAGGTAGAGCTGGTACATGTCGGGGGTGCGCGAGACGAGGTGATAGAGGCCGAGCGGCGTGACCTCGCGTGCTCGCTGTGTCACCTCCGGGCCGGGTTCTCCCTCGTCCGGGACGCCGTCCCCGTCGACTTCGGCGTCCGCGTCATCACCACCCGCCGCGAGTTCGTTGCCCGTGACGAACCCGGCGTCCTCCGCCGTCACGTCGGCTCCGACGGGCTCCGCCCCCTCCCCCTCCCCATCGGAGCCGTGGCCGCCGGGCGACCCCCGCAGGGACCCCTGCTCGGCAGCGGTCGACACGCCGGCCTCCAGCCCGTCGATGATCTCGGCGGCGCTCATCGGGTCGAGGTAGAGCCGCGAGACGGTGTGGCCGATGCCGGTGGCGGTGAGCGCGCCCCCCTCGCGGTCGAGGAACTCGTTGACCGCGAGGTACTCCAGCACGCGGTTGGTCACCTCGGCGAGCCGCGCGTCGTCGTCGGTCTGGCTGGCGTACAGCGTCCGTCCGAGGAAGTCCAGCAGCCCCTCCCGCGAGGTGGCGAAGCCGGACGCGACCGTGGCGAGCACGTGGGTCCGGAGCGCCGGTTCCGCCGCGAGCTTCGACCGGACGGCCTCGGGTTCGGCCCAGAGGTAGCGCTCGAACAGCTGGTCCATCGTGTCGCTGTCCTTCGCCAGCAGGATGGCCTCGCCGTAGGGGTCGAGCCCCGGCCGGCCGGCCCGGCCCATCATCTGGTGGACCTCGAGGACGTCGAGCGGCTTCATGCCGCCGAACTCGCCGTCGTAGCGCTTCCAGTCCCGGACGATGACGCGACGGGCGGGCGTGTTCACCCCGGCCGCGAGCGTCGGCGTCGCGCTGATGCACTTGACGAGGCGGTCGCGGAAGGCGTCCTCGACGAGCGAGCGGTGTTCCGAGGCGAGCCCCGCGTGGTGAAACGCCGCGCCCTTCTCGACGCAGCGTGCCAGATCCTCGCTCGTGTCGGTGTCCGAGACGTCCCGGATCTCCGCCGCGAGCTCCCGCAGGTCGTTCTTCTCGCCGCCGTCGAGCCGTCGGCTCGTCGTCTCGGCCAGCCGCTTGGCGGCGCCCTCGGCGTTGCGCCGAGAGTTGACGAACACGAGCGAGGAGCCGCCCTGGCCGTCGATGCGCTCGTCGAGCGCGTCCGCGACGAGCGCCTCGGTTTGCTTTTTCCCGTCGCCGACGGGCACCTCGCGCTGGCTCCCGTCGTCGAAGTTGATCGCGTTGCCGTAGTGGACGCCCGTCTTTAGGTCGATGGGTCGCCAGTCGGACTGGACGAGGGCGGCGTCGAGCCAGTCGGCCACCTCGTCGGCGTTGCCGACCGTCGCCGAGAGCGCGACGACCTGCAGGCCCGGATTCACGCGGCGGAGCTTCGCCAGCGTCACCTCCAGGGTCGGCCCGCGGTGGGCGTCGTCCACGAGGTGGACCTCGTCGGCGACGACGCAGGTGAGGTCGTCGACCCACGACGCGCCGTTGCGCACGAGCGAGTCGACCTTCTCGGAGGTGGCGACGATGACGTCGCGGGAGGCGAGCCAGTCGCCGTCGGACTCGTAGTTGCCGGTCGAGACGCCGACGTCGACGCCGAACTCCTCCCAGCGCTCGAACTCGGCTCTTTTCTCGGAGGCGAGCGCGCGCAGCGGGACGATGTAGAGCGCCTTCCCGCCGCGCTGGACCGCCGACAGCATGGCGAGTTCCGCGATGAGCGTCTTGCCCGATGCCGTGGGCACGGAGGCGACGACCGACTCGCTGTCGGCGACGCCGGCCTCCACCGCCTCGGCCTGGGGCGGGTAGAGTTCCGCGACCCCCTCGTCCTCCAGCGCCTCGGGGACGCCGGGCGGGAGGGTCGAGAGGTCCGTGGGTTTCATTGGCTGTTGGTGGGTCGTTCCGCGGTTTAAACTGTCGGACCCGGAGTGGAAGTGATCGGGATTCGCGGTTGATTCGGGCGGTTGGGAGTCTCCGATTCGGGTCGTTGGCCGGGAACGACAGTGCCGTGGTGCGGACCGCCAAAACCACCGCTGCTCTCGGTCCGTGTCGGGTCGGGCATCGTTTCCGCGACTTCGAAAGCTCCCGCGTCGCTCTCTCGAGGGTGGTTCGGTCGGCGTGGCGCACACCTCGATAGCCACGACCCCTTTCAGTCCACCCGACCGCACGGCACCGCACCTCGCCCTCCCTTTCCTCGGAGCGAGCTCCTCGGAACTCACCCTCGGTCCGCTCGCGTGAACGAAGGCCCGCCGGCACGCGCCGACGGACGTCCGACCGGCATCGAGGGGCGTCCTGATTTCGCCGTCGGTCGAGTACGGCCACAGCCACGCCGTCGCTCACGCCAGTCGGTTCACACATCCGCATCCTTTTGCCCCGGGCCACGAAGAGTTGGGTATGAGCAGTCGGCGTCGCAAGCCGGACTGGCTGAAGATGGACCCGCCCGCCGGGCAGCGGTTCACCGAGATCAAGGCCACGCTCCGGGAGCACGACCTCCACACGGTCTGTGAGGAGGCCAACTGCCCGAATCTCGGGGAGTGCTGGTCCGGGAGCGACGGCCCCGGAACCGGCCCCGGCACGGCGACGTTCATGCTGCTGGGCGACCGGTGCTCGCGCGGGTGCAACTTCTGTGACGTCGAGACCGGCGGGATGGAGCCGCTGGACCCCGAAGAGCCCGCGAACGTCGCCGAGGCCGTGACCGAGATCGGTCTCGACTACGTCGTGCTCACCTCCGTCGACCGCGACGACCTCGCGGACGGCGGCAGCGCCCACTTCGCCGAGACGATCCGCGAGATCAAGCGCCGCGACCCGGAGACGCTCGTCGAGGTACTCATCCCGGACTTCGGCGGCGACGAGGCCGCGATCCGGCGCATCATCGAGGCGGGACCGGACGTCATCGCCCACAACGTCGAGACCGTCGAGCGGCTCCAGTGGCCGGTGCGGGACCGCCGGGCGAACTACGGCCAGACGCTCGACGTGCTCGAGCAGGTGAGCGGGGAGTCGGACGTCTACACGAAGACGAGCGTCATGCTCGGCCTCGGCGAGTACGACCACGAGGTGTACCGGACGCTCCGGGACCTCCGGGAGGCCGACGTGGACATCGTCACGCTCGGCCAGTACCTCCAGCCGTCCCGGTCGCACCTCGACGTGTTCGAGTACGTCCACCCCGACGCCTTCGAGACGTGGCGGCGGGTCGCCGAGTCGGAACTCGGGTTCCTCTACTGTGCGTCCGGGCCGATGGTCCGCTCGTCGTACAAGGCGGGCGAGTTCTTCGTCGAGGCGCTGCTCCGGGAGGGCCGGAGCGTCGAGGAGGCCCGCGCTCACGCGCGTGCCGCCAGCGGGGACTGACCGGGGAACGCCCTCGGGACCGGACGGCACGGCGTCGATTACGCCGTCGTGGCCGTCCGGCACCGCGTCGATGAACCGGGGCGGACCGATTGTTTGTCAAGATTCGTGCGGGATTTCGGGGCGTCGTCCGCGGAGACGGTGCCGTCGGGCCGGAAAATTTCCGATACGGAATTTCGCCCCGCCCTGAATGGACACGTCGGTGACCGGAGGCAGTATTTCTGTCCACAGTAAACTATTTACGAAAACACTATGCCTTGGGCGAATCAGATTTCGTGTATGCGACGGAGGGAACCGTGAGCACGCTCGAGCGCGACCCGCGCGAGGGCAAGGTTCAGGTCCTCGACGAGGACGGCGGCGTCGTCGGCGACGTCCCCGACCTCGACGACGACGAACTCGTCGAGATGTATCGGAACATGAAACTCGCCCGCCACTTCGACACGCGGGCGGTCTCCCTGCAGCGGCAGGGCCGCATGGGGACCTACCCGCCGCTCTCGGGACAGGAGGGCGCGCAGGTCGGCTCCGCCATGGCGCTCGCGGAGGACGACTGGATGGTCCCCTCCTACCGCGAACACGCCGCGGCGGTCGTCCGCGGGCTCGGCCTGACGAAGACCCTGCGCTACTGGATGGGCGACGAGAGCGGCAACCAGGTGCCCGAGGACGCCAACATCTTCACCGTGGCCGTCCCCATCGCCTCCCAGATCCCCCACGCGACCGGGATGGCGTGGGCGGACAAACTGCAGAACGACGGCGAGACCGACGCCGGGTTCCTCTGTTACTTCGGCGACGGCGCGACGTCGGAGGGCGACTTCCACGAGGGGCTGAACTTCGCGGGCGTGTTCGACACGCCGAACGTCTTCTTCTGTAACAACAACCAGTGGGCCATCTCGGTCCCCCGCGAGCGCCAGACCGCCTCCGAGACGCTCGCCCAGAAGGCCGTCGCGTACGGCTTCGAGGGCGTCCGCGTCGACGGGATGGACCCGCTCGCCGTCTACAAGGTGACGTCCGAGGCGCTGGAGAAGGCGAAATCGCCCGACGAGGGCGAGCGCCGCCCCACGCTGGTCGAGGCCGTCCAGTACCGCTACGGCGCCCACACCACCGCCGACGACCCCTCGGTGTACCGCGAGGACGAGGAGGTCGAGCGCTGGAAGGCGAAAGACCCCATCCCGCGCCTGGAGAAGTTCCTGCGGAACCAGGGCGTCCTCGACGACGAGCGCGTCGGGGCCATCGAGGAGTCGGTCGAGGAGGAGGTCGCGGCCGCCATCGAGGAGGCCGAGTCGAGCGCCCGGCCGGACCCGGGGCTTATGTTCGAGAACGTGTACGAGGAGATGCCGCCCGCGCTGGTCGAGCAGGCCGAGGAGTTCGCCGCGGTCCGCGAGAAGTACGGGGACGAGGCGTTCCTGGAGGAGTGACAATGAGCACGCAAGACACCCAAGCGACGCAGAATCTCACGCTGGTACAGTCGGTCCGGGACGCGCTCGGGACCGAGATGGAACGGGACGAGGACGTCCTCGTCATGGGACAGGACGTCGGGAAGAACGGCGGCGTGTTCCGCGCCACGGAGGGCCTCTACGACGAGTTCGGCGGGGACCGCGTGGTCGACACGCCGCTCGCGGAATCCGGCATCATCGGCACCGCGGTCGGGATGGCCGCGATGGGCCTGAAGCCTGTTCCCGAGATCCAGTTCTCCGGATTCATGTACCCCGGCTTCGACCAGATCGTCTCCCACATGTCCCGCCTGCGCACCCGGTCGCGCGGCCGGTTCACGCTCCCGATGGTGCTGCGCGCGCCCTACGGCGGCGGCATCCGCGCGCCCGAACACCACTCGGAGTCGAAGGAGGCGTTCTACGCCCACGAGGCCGGCCTGAAGGTCGTCATCCCCAGCACCCCGTACGACACGAAGGGGCTGCTCATCTCGGCGATGCGCGACCCGGACCCGGTCGTCTTCCTCGAACCGAAGCTCATCTACCGCGCGTTCCGCGGCGACGTGCCCGAGGAGGACTACGAGGTGCCCATCGGCGAGGCAGCGGTCCGCCGCGAGGGCAGCGACGTCTCGGTGTTCACCTACGGCGCGATGACCCGGCCGAGCCTGGAGGCCGCCGAGGAACTCGCCGAGGACGGCGTCGACGCCGAGGTCGTCGACCTCCGCACCGTCTCGCCGATGGACCGGAAGGCCATCGTCGAGTCGTTCAAGAAGACCGGCCGCGCCTGCGTCGTCCACGAGGCGCCCAAGACGGGCGGGCTCGCGGGCGAGATCACGGCCATCCTGCAGGAGGAGGCGCTGTTGTACCAGGAGGCGCCGGTCCAGCGCGTGACGGGCTACGACGTGCCGTACCCGCTGTACGCGATGGAGGACTACTACATGCCCAACGCGGCCCGCGTGGCCGAGGGGATCACCGAGGCGGTGGAGTTCTGAGATGGCGACCGAGGAGTTCAAACTCCCCGACGTCGGCGAGGGCGTCGCCGAGGGGGAGCTGGTCAACTGGCTCGTCGCGCCCGGCGACACGGTCTCGGAGGACCAGCCGGTCGCGGAGGTCGAGACGGACAAGGCGCTCGTCGAGGTGCCGAGCCCGTACGACGGCACCGTGAAGGAGCTGCTCGCCGAGGAGGGCGAGATGGTGCCGGTCGGCGACGTGATCATCACGTTCGAGGTCGGCGACGGCGGCGCGGAAGCCGACTCCGGGACCGAGTCGGCCGAGACGACCGAGGCGGGTGCAGCCGAGTCCGAACCCGAAGCCGAGGCGGGCACGGAGGCGGAGGAGACGGCGACCGCCGAGACCGACGCGAGCGAGCCGGCGGAGGGTCGCGTGTTCGCGTCTCCCTCGGCACGCCGGCTCGCCCGCGAACTCGGCGTGAACGTCGCCGCGGTCGACGGGAGCGGGCCGAGTGGCCGCGTTTCCGACGCCGACGTGCGCGCCCACGCCGACGCCGGTGGTGCGGACGACGCGGACGCGGCGACCGAATCGTCGGGGCCGAAGGACGTCGACGTCGGCTCCGGGAAACCCGCAGCGACGCGCCGTGACGCCGACGGCGAGTCGGGCGGAGGGACGGCCGCGGCCGCGTCGGCACCCGCGGGAGACGTCGAGGCCGCGGGCCGCGAACGCACGCTCGCCGCGCCGGCGACCCGTCACGCCGCCGAGGAGGCGGGCGTCGACCTGGACGACGTACCCACCGACGAGACGCGCGAGGGCGAGGCGTTCGTCACGGCCGATCAGGTCCAGCAGTACGCCGACGCAGTGACGGCCGCGAAGCAAGCGGAGACCGGCGCCGGCGCCGCGGGCGCGGCAGCCGGGGCCGGCAACGGCGCGGCCGGGGCCGTCGAGGCCGAGGCGGGCGGCGAGGAGACCGTCCCCTACCGCGGCGTGCGACGGACCATCGGCGAGCAGATGGCCGAGTCGAAGTACACCGCGCCCCACGTCACCCACCACGACACGGTCGCGATCGAGGACCTCGTGGAGACGCGGGCCGAGTTGAAGGAGCGGGCCGCCGAGCGGGACGTGAAGCTCACGTACATGCCGTTCGTGATGAAGGCGATCGTGGCGGGGCTCAAGGAGTTCCCGTACCTCAACTCCGAGCTCCGCGAGGACGAGGGCGAGATCGCGCTCAAGGGGTACTACAACGTC
Protein-coding regions in this window:
- a CDS encoding metallophosphoesterase family protein → MKLGLISDVHGNRVALEAVLADMPPVDGLLCAGDVVGYGPWPGACVAELRERDVPTVSGNHDRAVVAGSAPRFNSMGQAGVEYAHRELDATALDWLASLPEATMIADGRVATVHDHPTRRNHYTYPEEFGAGLLAAAGNADGRIGQATGDDPDVLVLGHTHVQGHERFPEGVVVNPGSVGQPRDRDPRAAYAVLDLDDLTVDERRVAYDVDEVVAAVQDAGLPEQIGTRLSEGR
- a CDS encoding DUF7351 domain-containing protein yields the protein MDDTYAALTDETRVRILLTLAERYDEAWSSGWPSFSQLRERVGVADTSRFSYHLDALQDEFVRKVDGEYRPRVAALEIVSAIRAGTYDGADVAVETRRTDYECPHCEQSLVAAFRDHQVYVGCQSHGAAIAYPAPPRAVAGRTLEEVIDLALRKHASDVRLLREGACSRCWGAAGLSFPRDSVPDSYLLDDVPYATATCEACWVSYPLPVAHTVLGHPAVETLYADHGLGPTDAQIGPHDLARVGDVVSREDESPAARLTVGLEDEALVLELDEGCTVLDHWRR
- a CDS encoding CPBP family intramembrane glutamic endopeptidase gives rise to the protein MADSASALTEGTGGGEAPRTGVARTAAVTGGLLVAALAGTALASLATVNLVGSDASGTSTFVVAAVGTELCFLLVGAAYLRSRSSFHLPLRPPARSAAPVLIGGLLASFLTAFLSLAVTDAVVPALELSPGYMEYSELGGLTGAGLVIGAGLSLLVIGPVEEFFFRGVIQGRLREALGPAGAVATAGASFALFHVYPVALLSPPPAAIVHMATYYTLMGAIFGWVYHRTDTLVAPALVHGTFNAAVFSLPLLG
- a CDS encoding IMP cyclohydrolase, with the translated sequence MYIGRFVVVGPKVGAYRVSSRSFPNREVVRRGEQTLTVGPTDEAEPTDNPYVSYNCVRVAGGETRRAAVLGNGSHVDPVAEKYDRGYPARDALAEALLALDYEKDDYDTPRVAGVIDGETGHVGIVRRDALLVREVDEPHLVATYEEDEPRPFEFAPTTAVAAARTAHGLEYEHAVCAAGVRVGDGSVGLAVENGSD
- the cgi121 gene encoding KEOPS complex subunit Cgi121, which gives rise to MRLVEGVAVVEDLDAFLETLDGVSDDTGATVQAFDARYVVDRRHLERAVELADRAVERGENVARDRGVEILLYAAGRRQINRALTMGVSEGETPVVAVCAGGDEGAAAARLQELLAAGETLGDYDERLVGEFFDVTDRELAATAGGLADVVHERVALLDVEK
- a CDS encoding ATP-dependent DNA helicase produces the protein MKPTDLSTLPPGVPEALEDEGVAELYPPQAEAVEAGVADSESVVASVPTASGKTLIAELAMLSAVQRGGKALYIVPLRALASEKRAEFERWEEFGVDVGVSTGNYESDGDWLASRDVIVATSEKVDSLVRNGASWVDDLTCVVADEVHLVDDAHRGPTLEVTLAKLRRVNPGLQVVALSATVGNADEVADWLDAALVQSDWRPIDLKTGVHYGNAINFDDGSQREVPVGDGKKQTEALVADALDERIDGQGGSSLVFVNSRRNAEGAAKRLAETTSRRLDGGEKNDLRELAAEIRDVSDTDTSEDLARCVEKGAAFHHAGLASEHRSLVEDAFRDRLVKCISATPTLAAGVNTPARRVIVRDWKRYDGEFGGMKPLDVLEVHQMMGRAGRPGLDPYGEAILLAKDSDTMDQLFERYLWAEPEAVRSKLAAEPALRTHVLATVASGFATSREGLLDFLGRTLYASQTDDDARLAEVTNRVLEYLAVNEFLDREGGALTATGIGHTVSRLYLDPMSAAEIIDGLEAGVSTAAEQGSLRGSPGGHGSDGEGEGAEPVGADVTAEDAGFVTGNELAAGGDDADAEVDGDGVPDEGEPGPEVTQRAREVTPLGLYHLVSRTPDMYQLYLKSGDRETYEEQFYERESEFLGDPPSEFEDVAFEEWLSALKTARLLEDWASELDEDRIAERYDVGPGDIRGKVDTTEWLLGAAEQLSTELDLDCTVAVREARKRVQYGVGEELLDLAGVRGLGRKRARRLFEAGIETRTELREADKSVVLGALRGRRKTAERVLENVGRKDPSMDDVRKDASVSAAATAAVEGDDDGGQATFGDFS
- the lipA gene encoding lipoyl synthase translates to MSSRRRKPDWLKMDPPAGQRFTEIKATLREHDLHTVCEEANCPNLGECWSGSDGPGTGPGTATFMLLGDRCSRGCNFCDVETGGMEPLDPEEPANVAEAVTEIGLDYVVLTSVDRDDLADGGSAHFAETIREIKRRDPETLVEVLIPDFGGDEAAIRRIIEAGPDVIAHNVETVERLQWPVRDRRANYGQTLDVLEQVSGESDVYTKTSVMLGLGEYDHEVYRTLRDLREADVDIVTLGQYLQPSRSHLDVFEYVHPDAFETWRRVAESELGFLYCASGPMVRSSYKAGEFFVEALLREGRSVEEARAHARAASGD
- the pdhA gene encoding pyruvate dehydrogenase (acetyl-transferring) E1 component subunit alpha yields the protein MSTLERDPREGKVQVLDEDGGVVGDVPDLDDDELVEMYRNMKLARHFDTRAVSLQRQGRMGTYPPLSGQEGAQVGSAMALAEDDWMVPSYREHAAAVVRGLGLTKTLRYWMGDESGNQVPEDANIFTVAVPIASQIPHATGMAWADKLQNDGETDAGFLCYFGDGATSEGDFHEGLNFAGVFDTPNVFFCNNNQWAISVPRERQTASETLAQKAVAYGFEGVRVDGMDPLAVYKVTSEALEKAKSPDEGERRPTLVEAVQYRYGAHTTADDPSVYREDEEVERWKAKDPIPRLEKFLRNQGVLDDERVGAIEESVEEEVAAAIEEAESSARPDPGLMFENVYEEMPPALVEQAEEFAAVREKYGDEAFLEE
- a CDS encoding alpha-ketoacid dehydrogenase subunit beta; the encoded protein is MSTQDTQATQNLTLVQSVRDALGTEMERDEDVLVMGQDVGKNGGVFRATEGLYDEFGGDRVVDTPLAESGIIGTAVGMAAMGLKPVPEIQFSGFMYPGFDQIVSHMSRLRTRSRGRFTLPMVLRAPYGGGIRAPEHHSESKEAFYAHEAGLKVVIPSTPYDTKGLLISAMRDPDPVVFLEPKLIYRAFRGDVPEEDYEVPIGEAAVRREGSDVSVFTYGAMTRPSLEAAEELAEDGVDAEVVDLRTVSPMDRKAIVESFKKTGRACVVHEAPKTGGLAGEITAILQEEALLYQEAPVQRVTGYDVPYPLYAMEDYYMPNAARVAEGITEAVEF
- a CDS encoding dihydrolipoamide acetyltransferase family protein, with amino-acid sequence MATEEFKLPDVGEGVAEGELVNWLVAPGDTVSEDQPVAEVETDKALVEVPSPYDGTVKELLAEEGEMVPVGDVIITFEVGDGGAEADSGTESAETTEAGAAESEPEAEAGTEAEETATAETDASEPAEGRVFASPSARRLARELGVNVAAVDGSGPSGRVSDADVRAHADAGGADDADAATESSGPKDVDVGSGKPAATRRDADGESGGGTAAAASAPAGDVEAAGRERTLAAPATRHAAEEAGVDLDDVPTDETREGEAFVTADQVQQYADAVTAAKQAETGAGAAGAAAGAGNGAAGAVEAEAGGEETVPYRGVRRTIGEQMAESKYTAPHVTHHDTVAIEDLVETRAELKERAAERDVKLTYMPFVMKAIVAGLKEFPYLNSELREDEGEIALKGYYNVGIAVATDAGLMVPVVKNVDRKSILELAEEVNDLASRARDRKLSRSEMQGGTFTITNFGAVGGEYATPIINYPETAIMGLGAIEQRPTVEDGEVTAAHTLPLSLSIDHRVIDGAVAGQFTNLVMEYLADPKLLLLE